CCGCGAAGGTGTGCAGCGGGATCTGCTGCCGGTGATCGAAGGTACCAATGTCATTACCAAATACGGTATGGTGCAAACCGATCATATTTTGTTCATTGCATCCGGCGCCTTTCACATGTCAAAACCTTCGGATTTGATTCCGGAACTTCAGGGCCGGTTCCCCATCCGGGTGGAAATGGATGATTTGACCAAAGAAGATTTTGAACGTATTTTGACCGAGCCGCGCAATGCCCTGATCAAACAATACAAATCGTTGCTAAAGTCAGAAGGCGTATCGCTTTCTTTCACCCGTGGCGCCATTTCGGAAATCGCCGAGTTTGCCACCCAGGTAAATGCCCGCAGCGAAAATATCGGCGCCCGCAGACTGCATACCATGATGAGCAATCTGTTGGAAGATTTTCTATTCGAATTACCGGACACCGAGATGGAAAAAATAAAGATCACCCAAAAAACGGTCAAAGAACAACTTAAAGCTCTGGTCCAGGATGAAGACCTGAGTCAGTATATTTTGTAATGGAGGCGTACTATGAAACGAGATTTTCTGCAAATTACGGATTTTACCCGGGATGAAATCCTGGATATACTGGATACATGCGCAGAGCTTAAACGCAAAACCAAATCCGGGACAGAGCATCATTTACTCAAGGGGCAGACCCTGGCTATGCTGTTCCAGAAACCGTCGACCCGGACCCGTATTTCATTCGAAGTGGGTATGTATCAATTGGGCGGTCATGCTCTGTATTTGAGTCCGAATGAAGTCGGGCTGGGCAAACGGGAATCCGTGGCCGATGTGGCGCGGGTGATTTCGCGGTTTTGCAACGGCATTATGGCCCGGGTATTCGGGCATGATATTGTCAGGGAACTGGCCCAACACGCGGAGGTGCCGGTGATCTGCGGACTGTCCGATCTGACGCATCCCTGTCAGGTGCTGGGTGATCTTTTCACCATTCAGGAACACAAGGGCAAAGTAGAGAATTTGTGCATTGCCTATGTGGGCGACGGCAATAATGTGGCGCATTCCTGGATCAATCTGGCTTCGCGGTTAAACATTGTCCTGCGCATCGGCTGTCCCGAAGGCTATGAGCCGGATGCCGAGCTGCTGACGCGGGCGCGTGCTGAAACACATTGCGATATTCTTATTTATCATGATCCGGTGCAGGCCGTCAAAGATGCGGATGTGGTGTATACAGACGTGTGGGCCAGCATGGGACAGGAGGAAGAAGCGGCTCAGCGTAAAAAGATCTTTCAGCCGTTTCAGGTGAACGATGAGCTGTTGTCACATGCCAAATCCGACGTCATTGTTGAACATTGTCTGCCGGCGCACCGCGGGGATGAAATTACCGATTCGGTGATGGATGGTAAACATGCTGTGGTGTTTGACGAAGCGGAAAACCGGCTGCATATCCAGAAAGCGATTCTGGTTAAATTGATGGCAAAGTAATCGGCTTTAATGCACGTTGAACAGCTTGCCGGAACAGTCCAGAGAGTAAACCCTTCCGGGTTGAACCGAATGTTTGCAATAATCCTGAGCAGGGGGATTATGTCGCAGCATAACCTGTGTTTTAAAAACTGATTTCATGTGATACGGGAATGAATCTGTTTTTTTAAATGTATAATAAAGTACAGGTCAAACCGAACATTGTTTTACTGCCTCCACATTCCAAATGAATGATTTTTTACGACCTCGCTTAAATCATCTGTTTCCCTACTGATCCTTTGACCTTTTGTGAGTATTCAATATGATTGGTTATCAAAAAACTGGATTTTTACAGGGAGGTGAATGATGTATCGTCTGTTTTTTTATCTTGTTTTGCCTGATTTTGATCGGGGAGAATCATATCTACGCACGCATTGAAACCAAGCGAGTGCCCGATGATTTGGATGCTTACTCCGGATTTGGAGTTGCGGGGGCGATTTATACAGATTATCCCATAATTGGCGCTGATGATGAGAATGGCAATGATGCCGGTTCTGCTTGTACTTACCCTCTTGCCCCCCGGTTGCCTGTCGGTTTATCAGCCGTCCTGTCTGAGCAGGCTGTTGTGCTTGAATGGTTAGAATCCGCCGAGTCGGATTTGTCGCATTACCATGTCTATTAGTTGTATGATTTGGCTGCCGGTCCTCAGTATACCGATTTGAATGTGATGCCGGATCAGACCTACACCTACAGCGTCACTGCCGTGGATGGCCATGAAAATGAGAGCCGTTACAGCGAAACGGTTATATCAGGCGTTACCCGGGTCCTGGATTCACCCGCACGACCTGTCGCGTATCAACTCAAAGCCAATTTCCCGAATCCGTTCAATCTGTATACACGAATCGAGTATGATTTGCCGGAATCCGCCGAGGTCTGTATCTCGATATATGATATCAATGGAAAATTTGTCAGCCATCTCATTCAAACACGTCAAAATGCAGGATCATACAAAATAATTTGGCAGCCTGAGAACCTGTCGTCAGGCACCTATCTGATCCGTATGCAGGCGGATGGATTTACCTCAGTGCATAAATGTTTGTTTCTCAAGTAAAATAATTACGAGTTCTATCATGTTGAAAAAACAGGTTGTATTGTTTTTATTGTTAACAGGTACTGTGTCTCTTGCCCATTCCGGTGTTTCCACCTTTGCATTCAACATAAACGGGCACAAACATAACATGCCTGAAGATCTTGTTCAACGTGCTGTGCAGGAATGGTATGAAGCGTCATTTGACAGCGCAGCATTGATCGCACATATGGACAGTCTGGTTTCCAAATTTGACCTGAGATATGGCCTGGATGTTCTTGAAATACGGCTGCCGGACAGTCTGATGCTCCTGTATTTGGTCGACAGTTCTGGTACAGATATGTTTTCAGGCCGAATCATTCTGGATGCGGTGAAGCTGTACATGGTCGGATTCGGCTGTGACCTGTATGCAGACGTATCTTGTACTGGGTTGCAGTTCAGCGGTAACAGTTCTTTCAATCAGGGCGATTATCAACTGCATTTGAATCCTCTGCGGGTACTGGAACCTGAGGTGGTGGTGTATGACAGCGGCTGCGGATTGGGCGAGTTGTCGCTGATGGTTTTGCAGGAACTGTTCAAAGAAGCTATTATGGAATATCTTGAAGAATTTTCCTCTCAAGTTGTGTCGTTTTTATCCCGGGATTTGCTTGCCCGTCTCAACCCCATCCAGTCTCTGGGAATTCATAACCCCGAATTGCTGGCTGCGGCTGTGCGAGGTTTTCCCATGCACATGAGGCTGTATACACAATACGACAACGATCAGGATACCGTGCAGCTGGTACAGCATTTTGATATTCTGACGGGCACAGTTGAAAATCCGCAGGCCTTTGTGGGTATTGAACCGGATCTGGTCACAGAGCCATTGCTGCGGCATGGAGGTTTTGCTTGTAATTACTGGACTTTGCAGCATGCATTTGCATGGCATACAAACTGGGATGAAGCGCAGCGGGTTAATGCCGTGTTCAATGTAATGCAGGAATACGGCATTACAGGATATCGAGTGGAAGCACGCTGGCGTGATCTGCAGAAATACTTTCTACACGGTCCGGACCTGAACCCGGATGACCTGACGCCTGCCATGATTAATGCTTGCCTCGCGGATACGGCAATTTGGAACAGCGATGAATTTGACCGTCTGCAGAGGATTCTGGACAAAGGCAATTCATCCGAACTGGTGCCGCTTATGATCCTGGGAACCGGGCATGAGGATGCACTGCCTCTCCTGAATGACGGCCGTGTTGTTGCTCCTGCGACGGAAACCTGGATGGCTTTGGGTTTTAGCGGTGTGAATGCAGACGAATATCTGTACAATCTGAAACTGCTTGCGCATGCAGTAGTTCGCCGGTATGCAAATAAAGTGGACGTCTGGCAGCTGGAAAATGAACTCAATGCGGCGGGCTGGGCAGCTGCCGATTCAATGTGGTGGCGCAAAGGCGATTTGTGGCTGGATGCGGGTTTTAGAGACCGGGTGTGGTCGACTCTGGTGAGTGCAGTGCGGGCAGAGGATGCAACAGCCCGTATTGCCCATGATTTTCACATACTCGACATCATGCCGGCATTGCATGCCTGGCTGGATGATCTGGACATTGTGGGCGTGAATTTTTATCCCAACGCCATGACAGCCTTGCCGGTGCTCGGATTTGGTGTCGGCGACTATGTCTGGGCGGTACGGCGGGCACTAACAGGACTGGGACGTCCGGATCTGCCGGTGTGGGTGATTGAAACCGGCTATCCGGGAAAAGAGAGTACAGATCCGCCGGACAGTCTGACGCTGACAGAGGACAGCGGATTTTTTAGTGAATCCCGACAGGCTGCTTATATCCGTGACGCGCTGCAATCGGCGGCTGAAAACGGCGCGCGCGGTTTTTTTTATTACACGCTGACCACAGTAGAGAATGATGATGAAAACGCGCCGGCTCTGGACCGGCATTTGCGCTATTGCGGATTGGTTCGCAGAGATTCGGACGCTGCCAAACCGGGCTTGCCGGTGTTTGCGCAGACGCTTCATCAACTGCGCAGTTCGGTATATGAAAATCGGCCGCAAACACCGGAACAGGAACTTTTGATTGCGCCAAATCCTTTTAACAGGCGTACGTTTATTCGGTTCATCCTAAAAAAACCGCAACACATTCGTGTTTGCATGTTTAATATAAAGGGACGGCTGGTGGCGCGAATCCTGGATTGTCAAAAGAGACGGGGTTGTCATCATATTGCATGGACAGCAGTCGATGATAATGGCCGTGCGCTGCCAAGCGGCATTTACTTTTGTAGTGTCAGCGGTCGGCATTATGCCCAAACCGCCAAACTGATTGTTTTAAAATGACCGGCGTTGCAAAGGGGTTATAAAATATGATTTGTTTGAGACCAATACACACCGGCAACGGCGGAGCTGCGTGGGTAAGAACCGGCAACTCGATGCTGGTGAAATATTTATTTTAAAGAGATTGTTAATTAAGATAGACCTATATCATCAGTAAAGCATACTCTGACCCCCCGTTTCCTTTACGAATTTTTCTTTCCTGTCATTTGATGATATGATTCCGACCCCGAACCGGCAGTTCTGTTTCTAATTTCCGATCCTGTTAACATCAAAAAGATGTTGTTTTTCCGCGTGGCGCAGAATCTGTGTATTTCTGAGCGCAATTGCATTTCAGATAATACCGGCTGTGGCAGCGTAACGGTATGTAACAGACCGTTGTTCGGTTCATTTTATGTGGAGGTAAAAATCATGTCACAAAAAACATTGTTTTGGGGATTTGTGCTTCTCGTGATTTTGCTGGTTGTGGCGATTGTTTTCAGTCAAATACCGCCGCAAATCCATTATCAGGGGATGCTGCATGACAGCGCGGGGGAACCGGTGAATGATCGGTTGTCCGTAACGTTTTATCTGTATGCCGGTGTGACCGGTGGTGCCGCTCTCTGGCAGGAATCGTATGATACCCTGCAGGTTACAAACGGTCATTTCAGTGTGCTCCTGGGGGCGGTGAATCCGATCCCGGGCTCGATATTCGACGGTGCTTCTCTTTATCTGACCCTCAAGGTAGCCGGAGATCAAGAAATGCAGCCGCGTCAGCCGCTGGTCAGTGTGGGGTATGCGTTCAAGGCGCTGAACAGCGACAGTCTGGCCGGAAACAGTGCAGCGGATTTTGTAGAGAAAGGCGAGGAAAACAGCGTCAATACACTCATGCTGTCGGATGATGCCGTGACCGCAGACAAGATTGGTCCGGACATTGTCAGCAGTATTGATGGTGTATCCCATGACGGCGGGAATGTGGATTTGGTGGCGGGCAGCAATGTGAACATTGTCCCGGATGATGCTGCCAACACGATCACCATATCCGCGTCCGGCGGACAGGGCGGCGGCGATATTACCGCTGTGACGGCGGGAGCCGGATTGAACGGCGGCGGCGATGCCGGTGATGTGCAGCTGAATGTGAACGTGCCCCTGCATCTGTCTTCGGATCAGGATACCGTCATCCTCGGCAGCTGCGGCAGCGGTTTTGGTTATCTGGGCAGTCTGCTCTATGGTGTATACGGAGAGACCATCGGTGACCTGGATACCTGGGGCGTGCTGGGAAAAAACGCTGTGGACGGGAACTGGGGTGGACTTGGCGGCGATGATGTCGGTATCAGGGGATACAGTCCCCACGGCCGCGGAATCTACGGTTCGAGTGATTCCAATACCGGGGTGTATGGAAAAAACACGGTTAACGGATTTTACGGTTATCTGGGCGGTTCCGAGTATGCTGTTTATGGTGAGAATGCAGGTAAAAACACCTATGCTTATCTCGGCGGCGACAGTGTCAGTGTATACGGCTCAGCCGGTAGTCCGATGAGCAGTCCGCATTATGCAGTCCTTGGAGAGAAAGGCAGCTGCTGGGGTGCGCTGGCAAGCAGTTATCATATGGATGAAGAATACGGTGTGGTGGGATTCAGCCAGATGGACCATGGTGTCTACGGGATCGGAGGATTAGAGAGTGCCGGAGTCTTTGGCCAAAATAGCGGCCACTATGGGTATTTAGGCGGTGATTATGGCGTTTATGGCGAGGCTGGTGTAGAAAATATGCCGGGGCATGGAAAGTTTGGATTTTTAGGCGGGAATACGGCTGCGGTATACGGCGAGAATCCGAATAATGGAAATTACGCATTTCTGGCAGGAGATACCAGTGCGGTGTTTGGCTATACCGAATGGTCAAATTTTGCTGTATTCGGTGAAAATCCGCGGCTGCATTGCTGGGGCGCGCTGGCCGGTACGCATCCGGGCTATTCAGCTCAGCCTGATAACGGCGTGTTTGGCTACAGTTTTGAGGGTGTCGGCGTGTGGGGTGAGAGCGAGACGGATATCGGCGTGTACGGCGACGGCGAGGTCGGTGTCAAAGCACAGGGTTCTTACCGGGCCGGGTGGTTTGTCGGAGATGTGGATATCAGCGGCGCCTTGTCCAAGGGCGGCGGCGCGTTCAAAATCGACCATCCCCTGGATCCTGAGAACAAGTATCTGCAGCATTCCTTTGTCGAATCCCCGGATATGATGAACGTCTACAACGGCAATGTCGAGCTGGACGCCGGCGGTCGGGCTGTGGTTGAACTGCCGGACTGGTTCGAGGTCTTGAATCGCGATTTCCGCTATCAATTGACGGCCATCGGTGAACCGGGCCCGA
The candidate division KSB1 bacterium DNA segment above includes these coding regions:
- the argF gene encoding ornithine carbamoyltransferase is translated as MKRDFLQITDFTRDEILDILDTCAELKRKTKSGTEHHLLKGQTLAMLFQKPSTRTRISFEVGMYQLGGHALYLSPNEVGLGKRESVADVARVISRFCNGIMARVFGHDIVRELAQHAEVPVICGLSDLTHPCQVLGDLFTIQEHKGKVENLCIAYVGDGNNVAHSWINLASRLNIVLRIGCPEGYEPDAELLTRARAETHCDILIYHDPVQAVKDADVVYTDVWASMGQEEEAAQRKKIFQPFQVNDELLSHAKSDVIVEHCLPAHRGDEITDSVMDGKHAVVFDEAENRLHIQKAILVKLMAK
- a CDS encoding T9SS type A sorting domain-containing protein, which codes for MYDLAAGPQYTDLNVMPDQTYTYSVTAVDGHENESRYSETVISGVTRVLDSPARPVAYQLKANFPNPFNLYTRIEYDLPESAEVCISIYDINGKFVSHLIQTRQNAGSYKIIWQPENLSSGTYLIRMQADGFTSVHKCLFLK